In Acidobacteriota bacterium, the following proteins share a genomic window:
- a CDS encoding MloB has protein sequence MSTTPAQIDDWLSSPSELPQLEFKEAKDSFSLEKLFQYCVAIHNELGGKLILGVSDKHPRKVVGSSSFKNPVKTAQQILDKLHFRVDIEEVNHPQGRVLVFLIPPRPVGTPCSLDGAFLMRNGESLVAMTPDHLRTIFDEGKPDWLEEHSKSGLDDGQVVDLLDTQTFFELIRLPYPTDRGGVIQRLMEVKLVDLLDGGYAIRRMGALLLAKRLDRFPELARKAPRVITYSGNSKMETNADFPGNKGYAVGFNGLVEFVSSRLPQNETMEGALRVSVKLVPDDAIRELLANALIHQDFMRRGTSMTVEIYANRVDISNPGEPIVAVERFIDGCQSRNERFASLMRRFGACEEKGSGIDRVVRMAEIYQLPAPDFRAGLNSTMVTIFGGRKFDQMDRQDRVRACYQHCALKWVMSERMTNETLRERFNLPKAKTSIASQIISQTIESGLIRPETIGGSRKYARYVPFWA, from the coding sequence ATGTCCACTACGCCAGCGCAAATTGACGATTGGTTGTCTTCTCCAAGCGAGCTTCCACAGCTTGAATTTAAAGAGGCCAAGGACTCTTTCAGCTTGGAGAAGCTATTTCAATACTGCGTCGCCATTCATAACGAGTTAGGCGGCAAATTAATCCTTGGTGTGTCGGACAAACATCCCCGCAAGGTCGTTGGGAGCAGTTCGTTCAAGAATCCGGTCAAGACAGCTCAGCAAATCCTAGACAAGCTTCATTTTCGAGTAGACATTGAGGAAGTAAATCACCCACAGGGAAGAGTCCTAGTTTTCCTTATTCCACCTCGGCCTGTAGGAACGCCTTGCAGCTTAGACGGAGCCTTCCTAATGAGAAACGGCGAAAGTTTGGTAGCGATGACCCCTGACCATCTTCGAACTATCTTTGACGAAGGTAAACCAGATTGGTTAGAGGAGCACTCAAAGAGCGGTCTGGACGATGGCCAGGTTGTGGATCTGCTTGATACTCAGACATTTTTTGAATTGATTCGGCTTCCGTATCCCACAGATCGCGGTGGCGTCATTCAGCGTCTCATGGAAGTGAAACTTGTGGACCTCCTAGATGGCGGCTACGCAATCCGAAGGATGGGCGCGTTGTTGCTCGCAAAGCGCTTGGACAGGTTCCCTGAACTAGCGAGGAAAGCCCCGCGAGTTATTACATACTCCGGAAACTCTAAAATGGAAACCAATGCCGACTTTCCCGGAAACAAGGGATATGCCGTGGGGTTTAACGGGCTAGTGGAGTTTGTTTCCAGCCGCTTGCCACAGAATGAAACGATGGAAGGCGCGCTGCGCGTCTCCGTAAAATTGGTTCCCGACGATGCCATTCGAGAACTTCTTGCCAATGCGCTTATCCACCAAGATTTCATGCGCAGGGGAACGTCCATGACTGTGGAAATCTATGCCAATCGAGTAGACATCTCGAACCCGGGGGAGCCCATTGTTGCGGTCGAACGATTTATCGACGGGTGCCAGTCGCGAAACGAACGCTTTGCCAGCTTGATGCGCCGATTCGGAGCGTGCGAGGAGAAAGGCAGTGGAATTGATCGGGTCGTAAGAATGGCCGAGATTTACCAGTTACCCGCCCCAGACTTTCGCGCTGGATTAAACAGCACTATGGTTACAATTTTTGGCGGAAGAAAGTTCGATCAAATGGACCGGCAGGACCGAGTGCGCGCCTGCTACCAGCATTGTGCCCTTAAGTGGGTTATGTCCGAAAGAATGACTAACGAAACACTGCGAGAGCGCTTCAATCTACCGAAGGCGAAGACATCAATCGCCTCCCAAATCATCTCTCAGACCATCGAATCAGGATTAATTCGGCCCGAGACGATAGGTGGATCAAGGAAATATGCACGATATGTGCCGTTCTGGGCATAA
- the recJ gene encoding single-stranded-DNA-specific exonuclease RecJ, with protein MRWKQETGDNETAALLALELETSPLVGRLLVLRGITDPEAAHTFLNPRLDHLHNPFLMAGMDAAIERLKRAVANRETILIYGDYDVDGTTAVVVLLAGLERLGARVKVHIPDRLKDGYGMRIPVVERAAAQGVTVLLSVDTGIREHEVVARAQELGIDCIITDHHLPKESLPPAHALLNPRRPDCNYPDKNLSGVGVAFKLVQGLLGERMTEALLQSFLKIVAIGTIADVVPLVGENRVIAKFGLEGLRRPVQAGLAALMEVARLDGRTPTAGDIAFRIAPRMNAAGRMEDASEVIELLRTTNAIKARKIAGHLDQLNSERQRAEEAILNEIDERVKARPEIGERYSLVFAGEGWHRGVIGIVAQRVVERHYRPTLVIGVEDGAGQGSGRSIANFHLLDALTDCENVFERYGGHAAAAGFALAADRIGELTERFEAYARRSLAPHDLVPLLRVDAEVDLDQMTWPVYEQLKRMEPFGMGNPTPVFVARGLRLTLPPRVVGEKHLKLKVANGSHDWDAIGWRKSEQAKLLGTGDAIDVAFTLDENTYQGMSSLQMVIKDFQITGGR; from the coding sequence ATGCGGTGGAAACAAGAAACAGGCGACAATGAAACGGCAGCGCTGCTGGCGCTGGAGCTCGAGACATCTCCGCTCGTGGGGCGGCTCCTGGTGCTGCGCGGAATCACCGATCCCGAAGCAGCGCACACCTTTCTGAATCCTCGACTCGATCACCTGCACAATCCTTTTCTGATGGCCGGCATGGATGCTGCAATCGAGAGGCTGAAGCGCGCCGTGGCCAACAGGGAAACAATTCTGATCTACGGCGACTATGACGTGGACGGCACGACGGCCGTGGTGGTGCTGCTGGCGGGGCTCGAGCGGCTCGGCGCGCGCGTCAAGGTGCACATACCCGACCGGCTGAAGGATGGCTACGGCATGCGCATCCCGGTCGTCGAGCGGGCGGCAGCCCAGGGAGTCACTGTATTGTTGAGCGTGGACACGGGTATCCGCGAGCATGAGGTGGTGGCCCGCGCCCAGGAACTGGGAATCGACTGCATCATCACTGACCATCACCTGCCGAAAGAGTCGCTGCCGCCGGCGCACGCGCTGCTGAACCCGCGGCGGCCTGACTGCAACTATCCGGACAAAAATCTTTCGGGCGTGGGCGTGGCCTTCAAGCTGGTGCAGGGATTGCTTGGCGAGCGCATGACCGAGGCGCTGCTGCAATCCTTTCTGAAGATTGTGGCCATCGGCACCATTGCCGACGTGGTTCCGCTCGTGGGCGAGAATCGCGTGATTGCGAAGTTTGGCCTCGAGGGATTGCGGCGGCCCGTGCAGGCGGGGCTGGCCGCGCTGATGGAAGTGGCGCGCCTGGATGGCCGCACTCCCACGGCAGGTGACATCGCCTTCCGCATTGCGCCGCGCATGAACGCCGCGGGACGCATGGAAGACGCCAGTGAGGTGATCGAACTGCTGCGCACCACGAATGCCATTAAGGCGCGAAAGATTGCCGGCCACCTGGACCAGTTGAACAGCGAGCGGCAGCGTGCAGAAGAAGCGATATTGAACGAGATTGATGAGAGGGTGAAGGCGCGGCCGGAAATCGGCGAGCGCTACAGCCTGGTGTTTGCGGGCGAAGGCTGGCATCGGGGAGTGATCGGGATTGTGGCGCAGCGAGTGGTGGAGCGCCATTACCGCCCGACGCTGGTGATTGGAGTAGAAGACGGCGCTGGACAAGGATCGGGCCGTTCGATCGCAAACTTCCACTTGCTGGACGCGCTGACCGATTGTGAGAACGTCTTTGAACGGTACGGCGGGCACGCGGCCGCGGCAGGATTCGCTCTGGCGGCTGACCGAATCGGAGAATTGACGGAACGGTTTGAAGCCTACGCGCGAAGGTCGCTGGCGCCGCATGACCTGGTGCCTCTGCTGCGCGTGGATGCGGAAGTCGATCTCGACCAGATGACCTGGCCGGTGTATGAGCAGTTGAAACGCATGGAGCCGTTTGGCATGGGAAATCCCACTCCGGTGTTTGTGGCGCGCGGGCTGCGGCTGACGCTTCCGCCGCGTGTGGTGGGGGAAAAACATTTGAAACTGAAGGTGGCGAACGGCTCGCACGATTGGGACGCCATCGGATGGAGAAAAAGCGAGCAGGCAAAATTGCTGGGGACGGGCGATGCCATCGACGTGGCGTTTACGCTGGATGAAAATACCTACCAGGGAATGTCATCACTGCAAATGGTGATCAAGGATTTCCAGATAACCGGCGGCCGATAG
- the lptB gene encoding LPS export ABC transporter ATP-binding protein, whose protein sequence is MHTLSTVDLNKAYKGRKVVDNISLTIAQGEVVGLLGPNGAGKTTTFYIIVGLASPDSGQVVLDDTDITAYPMYLRARSGISYLPQEPSIFRKLTVEENVLAVLETLPLSAHQRRERLEELLEELGLQHVRRSHGYLLSGGERRRVEIARSLVISPSFILLDEPFSGIDPLTVLDIQEIIIRLKDSGIGVLVTDHNVRETLRVTDRAYIINNGRIFRTGSPEELGNDAEVKRIYLGDNFKLVV, encoded by the coding sequence ATGCATACTCTCTCCACTGTTGACCTGAACAAGGCATACAAAGGCCGCAAGGTTGTTGACAACATCAGCCTGACCATCGCCCAGGGCGAGGTTGTCGGCCTGTTGGGTCCGAACGGGGCGGGCAAAACGACCACGTTCTACATTATCGTCGGCCTTGCCAGCCCGGATTCCGGCCAGGTGGTTCTAGACGACACAGATATTACCGCCTATCCGATGTATTTGAGGGCGCGGAGCGGGATCAGCTATCTTCCGCAGGAACCGTCGATCTTTCGCAAGCTGACCGTGGAAGAAAATGTTCTGGCCGTACTGGAAACCCTCCCGCTCAGCGCGCACCAGCGCCGCGAACGCCTCGAAGAATTACTCGAAGAGCTTGGATTGCAACACGTTAGGCGCAGTCATGGGTATCTACTATCAGGGGGCGAAAGGCGGCGGGTGGAAATTGCACGTTCCCTCGTCATCTCCCCATCGTTTATACTTCTGGATGAGCCGTTTTCCGGCATTGACCCTTTAACCGTGCTGGATATTCAAGAGATTATCATCCGGTTAAAGGACAGCGGTATCGGTGTATTGGTCACAGACCACAACGTACGCGAGACTCTGCGGGTGACCGATCGGGCGTATATCATCAATAACGGAAGGATCTTTCGCACCGGCTCACCCGAAGAGCTTGGGAATGACGCTGAAGTGAAAAGGATCTATCTCGGCGATAACTTCAAGCTGGTAGTGTGA
- the rpoN gene encoding RNA polymerase sigma-54 factor, which translates to MGGTQPRIGLNLKVAQKQILTPGLVQMVSVLALNRLELREMINEEMIANPVLEEVPEDAPSMEEVAQKVDVNGTAELLPDENHAENGKRDSFEEIDFGSFFRDYLDPGFKAPAGEVYEKTSFENFLSQPSSLADHLEWQLSVSRCSKAVRSAADSIIGNLNEDGYLTASVEEIARTGGHEQGDVEAALALVHEFDPLGVAARDVRECLLIQLRTMAPESTLAAQIVSDHLKLLQNKHYREIARALDRPVPAVERAIEIIRKLDPRPGQRYNKTQPQLIEPDVFIVKTSSGYEVRLNEDGVPQLRLSRQYRRLLSDGAATREVRSYVKERCNSALQLIKNIEQRKHTIVRVCESIIQRQGEFLEKGIDFLRPMMIKEVAEEVGVHPSTVSRAVANKYAHTPQGVYELRYFFSESVQGPRGGDTSLIRLKRIVKSMIEEEDPARPLTDESIMQHLREQGFNVTRRTVAKYREDMKIPSTHQRRVKG; encoded by the coding sequence ATGGGCGGAACTCAACCAAGAATCGGTCTGAACCTCAAGGTGGCGCAGAAGCAGATCCTGACGCCCGGCCTTGTGCAGATGGTCAGTGTGCTGGCCCTGAACAGGCTGGAACTGCGCGAGATGATTAATGAGGAAATGATCGCCAACCCGGTTCTCGAAGAGGTGCCCGAGGACGCTCCCTCGATGGAGGAGGTTGCCCAAAAAGTTGACGTCAACGGGACAGCGGAACTCCTTCCTGATGAAAACCACGCGGAAAACGGTAAACGGGATTCCTTTGAGGAGATTGATTTCGGGTCCTTTTTCCGTGATTACCTGGACCCGGGCTTCAAGGCCCCAGCCGGCGAAGTTTATGAAAAGACCTCATTCGAAAACTTCCTTTCCCAGCCATCGTCCTTAGCAGACCATTTGGAATGGCAGTTGAGCGTTTCCAGGTGCTCAAAGGCGGTTCGGAGCGCGGCGGACTCGATAATCGGGAATCTCAACGAAGACGGATATCTGACGGCCTCGGTGGAGGAGATTGCCCGGACCGGTGGCCACGAGCAGGGCGATGTTGAAGCAGCGCTGGCGCTTGTCCACGAGTTTGACCCACTCGGCGTTGCAGCAAGGGACGTTCGCGAGTGCCTTCTAATTCAGCTCCGCACCATGGCTCCTGAAAGCACCCTCGCGGCACAGATTGTTTCCGACCATCTGAAGCTGCTCCAGAACAAGCATTACCGGGAAATTGCCCGTGCGCTCGACCGGCCGGTCCCTGCCGTCGAGAGGGCCATTGAGATCATCCGCAAGCTTGATCCCCGGCCCGGCCAGCGATACAACAAGACGCAGCCTCAACTGATTGAACCAGACGTTTTTATTGTGAAGACAAGCAGCGGGTATGAAGTCCGCCTGAATGAGGATGGAGTGCCCCAGTTACGTCTCAGCCGGCAATACCGGCGGCTGCTCTCGGACGGGGCCGCTACGCGGGAGGTGCGCAGCTATGTGAAGGAGCGCTGCAACTCCGCATTACAACTCATCAAGAACATCGAGCAGCGCAAGCATACCATCGTGCGGGTGTGTGAATCCATTATTCAACGCCAGGGTGAATTCCTTGAGAAAGGTATCGATTTTCTGCGGCCCATGATGATCAAAGAGGTGGCCGAAGAAGTCGGCGTTCATCCCTCGACTGTCAGCCGTGCTGTTGCCAACAAATATGCTCACACGCCACAGGGTGTTTACGAGCTCCGCTACTTCTTTTCTGAATCCGTCCAGGGTCCGCGCGGAGGAGATACCTCTCTGATCCGCTTGAAGCGGATTGTGAAGAGCATGATTGAAGAAGAAGATCCCGCCCGTCCCCTCACTGACGAAAGCATCATGCAACATCTGCGTGAACAGGGCTTCAACGTGACCCGCCGGACGGTGGCGAAATACCGCGAAGACATGAAGATTCCCAGTACGCACCAGCGTCGGGTTAAGGGATGA
- the raiA gene encoding ribosome-associated translation inhibitor RaiA, whose amino-acid sequence MNNPAASPIRKTVKGGAVMDVDFTGRQVNVTAGLRQYTHQRLRKLGRLLPGDPKLHVILTAEKHGRSVEITATFPDQTLVSVMKAGDNRGAIKGALDKLERQAVRRLERKRTKKRRPKPTSKITLNVFRSSQVDHEARIAIESERLPVKPMTIEEAIESLGAIKSGLVVFRNSESERVNVVYRRPDGKLGLVEPEP is encoded by the coding sequence ATGAACAATCCTGCCGCATCGCCAATTCGAAAGACGGTCAAGGGAGGTGCTGTTATGGATGTCGATTTCACGGGACGTCAAGTGAATGTGACTGCCGGACTGCGCCAATATACCCACCAGCGCCTTAGAAAACTCGGCAGACTGCTCCCAGGTGATCCCAAGCTGCATGTGATCCTTACGGCGGAAAAGCACGGCCGCTCGGTCGAAATTACAGCCACTTTCCCCGACCAGACGCTGGTGAGCGTCATGAAGGCCGGCGATAATCGAGGCGCCATCAAGGGAGCTCTCGACAAGCTGGAGCGGCAGGCTGTGCGGCGCCTCGAGCGCAAGCGGACGAAGAAGCGTCGCCCCAAACCCACGTCTAAGATTACGCTGAACGTTTTCCGGAGCAGCCAGGTTGACCACGAGGCACGCATCGCGATTGAATCCGAACGCCTTCCGGTGAAACCGATGACGATTGAAGAGGCCATCGAGTCCCTTGGAGCAATCAAGAGCGGATTGGTTGTCTTTCGCAACTCCGAAAGTGAGCGTGTGAATGTCGTCTATCGTCGGCCCGACGGAAAACTGGGACTGGTAGAACCAGAACCTTAG
- the rapZ gene encoding RNase adapter RapZ, which translates to MKKKGHSRKITRRLVVITGLSGSGKGSALKAFEDLGYYCVDNLPVGLIPKFADMCAAPASHIRRSAVVVDIREGESLSQLPVAYQRLGRDGLNVALVFLEASDEALIHRFEETRRPHPLGRNLPVREGIRLERSLLKPMRHLADTVIDTSRMNVHELRQLIQDRFGGRRRKTMLVSVLSFGFKHGVPHDADLVFDVRFLPNPNFVTGLREKSGIDAEVREYVESQALTREFISRVSDFLLFLLPNYVREGKSYLTIAIGCTGGRHRSVALAEHIGDLLDEEGFKTKVIHRDLQRNHSD; encoded by the coding sequence ATGAAGAAGAAGGGCCATTCCAGAAAGATAACTCGCCGCCTCGTTGTGATCACTGGCCTGAGCGGCTCGGGCAAGGGCTCAGCGCTGAAGGCCTTTGAAGATCTGGGCTACTACTGCGTTGATAACCTGCCGGTCGGGCTGATTCCCAAATTCGCCGACATGTGCGCGGCGCCCGCAAGCCACATCCGGCGTTCGGCGGTGGTGGTCGACATTCGCGAAGGTGAATCCCTCAGCCAGCTTCCTGTTGCTTACCAACGCCTGGGCCGCGACGGCCTGAATGTGGCGCTGGTTTTTCTTGAAGCCTCCGATGAGGCGCTGATTCATAGATTTGAAGAGACCCGCCGGCCCCACCCTCTGGGCCGTAACCTGCCGGTCCGCGAGGGCATCCGCCTCGAGCGATCTCTGCTCAAGCCCATGCGCCACCTGGCCGACACTGTAATTGATACCAGCCGGATGAACGTGCACGAGCTTCGCCAGCTCATCCAGGACCGGTTTGGAGGTCGCCGGCGCAAGACCATGCTGGTTTCGGTCCTGTCGTTCGGGTTTAAGCACGGGGTTCCGCACGATGCTGACCTGGTCTTCGACGTTCGTTTCCTGCCAAACCCCAACTTCGTTACAGGCCTGCGCGAAAAATCCGGGATCGACGCGGAGGTGAGGGAATACGTGGAGTCGCAGGCCCTGACCCGCGAATTTATCAGCCGCGTTTCGGACTTCCTCCTGTTCCTGCTGCCGAACTACGTCCGCGAAGGCAAGAGTTACCTGACCATTGCCATCGGCTGCACCGGCGGACGGCATCGCTCTGTAGCCCTTGCCGAGCACATCGGCGACCTTCTGGATGAAGAGGGATTCAAGACCAAAGTTATTCATCGCGACCTGCAGCGGAACCATTCCGACTGA
- a CDS encoding ROK family protein: MSNVLAVDIGGTHFRVALFDASGRRLLLSEGRTESAGGREWMLNEIRERAHDLVTKSGHPVQSCGISFGGPVDYRRQLVSSMHVSGWRGFRLGQWMEDNLSLKCCVDNDANAGALGEFHWGVGRGTESLLYLTISTGIGGGVVCGGRVHRGKDSMAGEVGHIQVSDAGTLCSCGARGCLETVCSGTAIGTRARGFARRKPEAMARTLALASGNPDQITAELVFRAAGEGEESAQLIVREAARALARALLTAIRILNPDVIVLGGGVALSGPTLLDPVHEYMDEFSAPMLEHSTKVVQAELGNYSPLHGAAAMALELT, from the coding sequence ATGAGCAATGTGCTGGCGGTTGACATCGGCGGCACCCACTTCCGTGTGGCCCTATTTGATGCCAGTGGGCGTCGCCTTCTTCTCTCGGAGGGCCGGACCGAATCCGCCGGCGGGCGCGAGTGGATGCTCAACGAGATACGAGAGCGGGCCCATGACCTCGTCACAAAATCAGGCCACCCTGTACAGTCTTGTGGCATCAGTTTTGGCGGGCCGGTTGACTACAGGAGGCAATTGGTCAGTTCAATGCACGTCTCCGGGTGGCGAGGTTTCCGGCTGGGCCAATGGATGGAAGACAATCTCAGCCTCAAGTGCTGCGTCGACAACGATGCCAATGCCGGGGCCCTGGGAGAGTTCCATTGGGGAGTCGGCCGCGGCACGGAATCACTGCTTTACCTCACGATCAGTACGGGCATCGGCGGAGGAGTGGTTTGCGGCGGGAGAGTGCACAGAGGCAAAGACTCCATGGCCGGAGAGGTGGGCCACATCCAGGTGTCAGACGCGGGCACCCTGTGCTCCTGCGGCGCGCGCGGCTGCCTTGAAACCGTCTGCTCTGGAACGGCCATCGGAACGCGAGCCCGCGGGTTCGCGCGAAGAAAGCCCGAGGCCATGGCAAGGACCCTCGCGCTTGCCTCCGGCAACCCTGACCAGATTACCGCAGAACTGGTTTTCCGCGCCGCCGGCGAGGGCGAAGAGAGTGCCCAGCTCATCGTGCGCGAAGCGGCCCGAGCGCTGGCCAGGGCCCTGCTGACCGCTATCCGCATCCTGAACCCTGACGTGATCGTTCTGGGGGGCGGTGTGGCGCTCTCAGGACCGACCCTTCTGGATCCTGTGCACGAGTATATGGATGAATTCTCAGCCCCAATGCTCGAGCATTCCACCAAAGTTGTCCAGGCCGAGCTCGGCAATTATTCTCCCTTGCATGGCGCTGCTGCTATGGCTCTCGAGCTGACCTGA
- a CDS encoding ABC transporter ATP-binding protein, with the protein MSQVQRLLGFLRPYRLRFSIAVVLMAVVGACEAITALLIKPVGDNVLKPGSDSSSIRLFDLPWNHHTVYLQDLFPGHIHNVWTVVALSIIGVSIVKGISQYTATVSINFIGQSAVRNLRNQLYAKIVEQSIAFFKRNPTGRLMSAISNDTDKIQYAVSQVSADFLRYSFTLIGLLAVIFSVDWKLAMVSLLLVPLVVLPSANIGRSIRRSSRSSQDRMADINNLVQETFTGIGIVKAFVMEHFEVARFKAATHKLLHTNMRWVRAQAVTAPLMELLGAITIAGLLLYERNEILHHAQTMGGFLVFLYALIKMYEPIKRLTGVNNAVQQAVGASEQVFQFLQVNPEVKEKPGAVELPTFHDEIVFDHIDFEYEPGVPLLQGVNLRIRKGEVVALVGSSGAGKTTLASLLPRFYDVTRGRLLVDGRDARDLKLGSLRSQIGMVTQGTILFNDTIFNNICYGNGSRSQAEVEGAARAALAHDFIVERPKKYQGMIGERGQRLSGGQRQRLAIARALLKNAPILILDEATSELDTESEALVQKALGNLMAGRTVLVIAHRLSTVRRADRIVVLDRGTISEVGTHEDLVTRGGIYQRLHELQFVDTEA; encoded by the coding sequence ATGAGCCAAGTTCAACGCCTGCTAGGATTTCTCCGACCTTACAGACTGCGTTTCAGCATAGCTGTTGTCCTGATGGCTGTGGTGGGCGCTTGTGAGGCGATTACCGCCCTGCTCATCAAGCCTGTTGGCGACAACGTCCTCAAGCCCGGATCCGACTCTTCCAGCATTCGGCTCTTCGATCTTCCCTGGAACCATCACACCGTCTATCTGCAGGATCTTTTTCCCGGTCATATCCACAATGTCTGGACCGTCGTCGCACTTTCGATTATCGGCGTTTCCATTGTGAAAGGCATCTCGCAATACACCGCCACCGTCAGCATCAATTTCATTGGCCAGTCTGCCGTCCGGAATCTGCGCAACCAGCTTTACGCCAAAATCGTTGAGCAGTCGATAGCCTTTTTTAAGCGGAACCCTACAGGCCGCCTGATGTCGGCGATCAGTAATGATACTGACAAGATTCAGTATGCGGTTTCCCAGGTATCGGCAGACTTCCTGAGATATTCCTTTACCCTGATTGGGCTGCTCGCCGTCATTTTTTCCGTCGATTGGAAATTGGCGATGGTGTCGCTTCTGCTGGTGCCGCTGGTGGTTTTGCCATCGGCCAATATTGGAAGGTCAATCCGCCGTTCCAGCCGCTCCAGCCAGGACAGAATGGCCGATATCAACAACCTCGTTCAGGAGACTTTCACGGGAATCGGGATTGTGAAGGCTTTCGTGATGGAGCACTTCGAGGTAGCGCGGTTCAAGGCAGCGACGCACAAGCTGCTCCACACCAACATGCGCTGGGTGAGGGCGCAGGCCGTGACGGCCCCGTTGATGGAACTTCTGGGCGCTATTACCATAGCCGGGCTTCTGCTTTACGAGCGCAATGAGATTCTCCACCACGCGCAGACGATGGGTGGTTTCCTCGTTTTTCTTTATGCGCTGATCAAAATGTATGAGCCCATCAAGCGGCTGACTGGCGTCAACAACGCTGTCCAGCAGGCGGTCGGAGCTTCTGAGCAGGTCTTTCAGTTCCTGCAGGTCAATCCGGAGGTGAAAGAAAAACCCGGCGCCGTTGAACTTCCCACCTTTCACGATGAAATCGTTTTTGATCACATCGACTTTGAATATGAGCCGGGTGTTCCGCTGCTACAGGGCGTCAATTTGAGAATCAGGAAGGGCGAGGTTGTGGCGCTGGTGGGGTCAAGTGGAGCTGGAAAAACAACTCTGGCGAGCCTGCTTCCCAGGTTCTACGACGTGACGCGCGGACGGCTGCTGGTTGACGGCCGGGACGCCCGTGACCTCAAGCTGGGTTCCTTGCGTTCCCAGATTGGGATGGTCACCCAGGGGACCATTCTTTTTAACGACACCATTTTTAACAATATCTGTTATGGTAACGGGTCGCGGTCCCAAGCCGAGGTGGAGGGGGCTGCCCGGGCCGCGCTGGCGCACGACTTCATCGTAGAGAGACCCAAGAAATATCAGGGCATGATCGGCGAGCGAGGCCAACGCCTCTCCGGCGGGCAGCGGCAGAGACTGGCGATTGCCCGCGCGTTGCTGAAGAATGCTCCAATCCTGATTCTGGACGAAGCGACTTCTGAACTCGATACGGAATCCGAAGCCCTGGTCCAGAAGGCCTTGGGAAATCTCATGGCGGGCCGGACGGTCCTTGTGATTGCGCACCGGCTCAGCACGGTCCGGCGCGCGGACCGCATTGTTGTGCTGGACCGCGGCACCATCTCGGAGGTGGGCACCCACGAGGACCTCGTGACGCGTGGCGGAATCTACCAGCGCCTTCACGAACTTCAATTTGTGGATACTGAAGCATAA
- a CDS encoding YicC family protein, which translates to MIRSMTGYSKVRREEGGFSLNIAVKSVNHRFLDLQFRMPIALSPTEPALRRIVKNHVLRGHVEVSVNMDRAGAEELKVNRDLLKAYIKVCHEVRDELGSASEPDVVQLLRIPGVLSNESELSEKELTAIRKILEPALAGALETLNTMRDREGTALEKDFFERLDHLESLRKSIGRQARRIPQYAQQRLENRLHELLGAVHVDAARLAQEVAYLASRSDISEELTRFQSHLVQARQLIAESPEVGKKLDFLLQELNREANTLLSKTSDVPEIGAEVGRQAIEMKSEIEKLREQVQNIE; encoded by the coding sequence ATGATTCGGAGCATGACAGGGTACAGCAAGGTTCGGCGGGAGGAGGGCGGCTTCTCTCTGAATATCGCCGTCAAGTCGGTGAATCACCGCTTTCTTGATCTGCAGTTCCGTATGCCAATCGCGCTTTCGCCAACGGAACCAGCGCTGCGCAGGATCGTGAAAAACCATGTCCTCCGGGGCCATGTGGAAGTCAGCGTTAACATGGATAGAGCAGGCGCGGAAGAGTTGAAAGTGAACCGTGATCTTTTGAAAGCATATATCAAGGTGTGCCACGAAGTGCGGGATGAACTGGGCTCTGCATCTGAGCCTGATGTCGTGCAGCTTTTGAGGATTCCCGGCGTGCTGTCAAACGAGAGTGAACTTTCTGAAAAGGAACTGACAGCGATCCGAAAAATTCTGGAACCTGCCTTGGCCGGGGCCCTGGAAACTCTGAACACGATGCGGGACCGCGAGGGTACGGCTCTGGAGAAGGACTTTTTCGAACGGTTGGATCATCTGGAGTCCCTGCGGAAATCCATCGGCAGGCAGGCCCGCCGCATACCGCAATATGCACAACAGCGGCTGGAGAATCGCCTACATGAACTTCTGGGAGCCGTGCATGTGGATGCCGCACGGCTTGCCCAGGAAGTTGCTTATCTGGCCTCACGGTCGGATATATCTGAGGAACTGACCCGTTTTCAAAGCCACCTTGTTCAGGCGCGCCAGTTGATAGCCGAAAGTCCCGAGGTGGGGAAGAAACTTGACTTTCTGCTACAAGAGCTGAACCGGGAAGCCAATACGCTTCTGTCAAAAACCTCAGATGTGCCCGAGATCGGCGCAGAGGTTGGGCGCCAGGCGATTGAAATGAAGTCAGAGATTGAGAAACTACGCGAGCAGGTGCAAAACATCGAGTGA